The following are encoded together in the Bacillota bacterium genome:
- a CDS encoding CapA family protein, with protein MEENNQWNSQRPQQDIEKSKFSRSARHSRAKARKKIRYKRIFLLLLILILIAAVPLWLLKGRAVRNTTSSAGKKIETVSKNSMTAAKESTDTLASADNNLDNKHVQRPKGKRQANAIVFLGCGDMMFDRQVASMIKSKGIEEPFVGVKDVFQAGDIVVGNLEGPLSTRGQAVEGKEYTFRSSPEVARTMRSAGINLVSLANNHIMDYGPDAFVDTIKALDQSSIYHAGAGVNHAEVYGPALLSVKGKKIAFFSYSSVVPPGFWVTSQRPGIANSKTNWPALESYVRKAAAENDFVIASFHWGVELEDTAQASQIQLARRFIDAGADVAIGHHPHVMQGIETYKGKVIAYSLGNFIFPNRGAKTSETYILKVELTGDTVSKVEAIPVKITPSGKPQVAKGSSANSILKRLKTISQAFGTEIDVMEDRAEIRIK; from the coding sequence ATGGAAGAGAACAATCAATGGAATAGCCAACGCCCACAGCAAGATATCGAAAAAAGCAAGTTCTCGAGGTCGGCCAGGCATTCAAGGGCAAAGGCAAGAAAAAAGATAAGGTATAAGCGAATCTTTCTCCTGCTTTTAATCCTGATTCTCATAGCCGCTGTTCCACTTTGGCTCTTAAAGGGAAGAGCCGTGCGCAATACCACCTCCTCGGCTGGCAAAAAGATCGAGACTGTTAGCAAAAACAGTATGACCGCTGCCAAAGAATCCACTGACACCTTGGCATCAGCGGATAATAATCTGGATAATAAGCATGTTCAGAGGCCAAAAGGCAAACGCCAAGCAAACGCTATCGTGTTCCTGGGCTGCGGCGATATGATGTTTGACCGACAGGTTGCTTCGATGATAAAAAGCAAGGGGATAGAGGAGCCTTTTGTCGGAGTAAAAGATGTGTTTCAGGCGGGTGATATTGTTGTCGGCAACTTGGAGGGGCCTTTGTCAACCAGGGGTCAAGCAGTGGAAGGCAAAGAATATACCTTTCGCAGCTCACCTGAAGTAGCCAGGACTATGCGATCTGCAGGAATTAACTTAGTTTCACTTGCCAACAACCATATAATGGATTACGGCCCGGATGCATTTGTTGACACAATAAAAGCCCTTGACCAAAGCAGTATCTACCACGCTGGAGCAGGGGTCAACCATGCGGAAGTATATGGCCCGGCTCTTCTGAGCGTAAAAGGCAAAAAGATAGCGTTTTTCTCCTATTCTTCAGTTGTGCCACCCGGATTTTGGGTGACCAGTCAAAGACCAGGTATCGCAAATTCCAAGACAAACTGGCCTGCTCTTGAAAGCTATGTTAGAAAGGCTGCAGCGGAAAATGATTTTGTAATTGCCTCGTTTCACTGGGGCGTTGAGCTGGAAGATACCGCTCAAGCCTCTCAGATCCAGCTAGCAAGAAGATTTATCGACGCAGGTGCCGATGTTGCAATAGGCCACCATCCACATGTTATGCAGGGCATTGAAACATATAAAGGCAAAGTTATTGCGTACAGTTTAGGCAACTTTATTTTCCCCAATCGTGGCGCAAAGACCAGTGAGACCTATATCTTAAAAGTAGAGTTGACCGGCGATACCGTATCCAAGGTCGAGGCTATCCCCGTTAAGATCACCCCGTCAGGAAAACCTCAAGTCGCAAAGGGAAGCAGTGCAAACTCAATCCTTAAAAGGCTCAAGACAATATCTCAAGCCTTTGGCACTGAGATAGACGTAATGGAAGACAGAGCTGAAATTAGAATTAAATAA